A portion of the Tiliqua scincoides isolate rTilSci1 chromosome 3, rTilSci1.hap2, whole genome shotgun sequence genome contains these proteins:
- the UBTD1 gene encoding ubiquitin domain-containing protein 1, which yields MGSCVGRQRRERPTTPGHPRKRAGRNEPLKKDRPKWKSDYPMTDGQLRSKRDEFWDTAPAFEGRKEIWDALKAAAYAVEANDHGLAQAIIDGAGVTLPHGSLTECYDELGNRYQLPVYCLAPPVNLIMERSEEEGVEPPEPAPNARREFPLKVRLSTSKDLRLSASMTDTIGQLKKQLYAQEGLEPSWQRWFFSGKLLTDRTRLQETKIQKDFVIQVIINQPPAPRN from the exons GTCGAAATGAACCTCTAAAGAAGGATCGCCCGAAGTGGAAGAGCGATTACCCCATGACGGATGGGCAGCTGCGGAGCAAGCGCGATGAGTTCTGGGACACAGCACCTGCCTTTGAGGGCCGCAAGGAGATCTGGGACGCACTCAAAGCTGCTGCCTATGCTGTGGAGGCAAACGATCATGGGCTAGCGCAGGCCATTATTGATGGTGCTGGTGTTACCTTGCCCCATG GTTCTCTCACAGAGTGCTACGATGAGCTGGGTAACCGGTACCAGCTTCCTGTTTACTGTCTAGCGCCCCCTGTCAACCTGATCATGGAGCGAAGTGAGGAGGAGGGTGTGGAGCCTCCAGAGCCAGCACCCAATGCCCGGCGTGAGTTCCCCCTCAAAGTGCGCCTCTCTACCAGCAAGGACCTGCGCCTGAGTGCCAGCATGACTGACACAATAGGGCAACTCAAGAAGCAGCTCTATGCCCAGGAagggctggagccttcctggcaACGCTGGTTTTTCTCTGGCAAACTCCTGACAGACCGAACCCGCCTTCAGGAGACCAAGATTCAGAAGGACTTTGTGATTCAAGTCATCATCAATCAGCCACCTGCACCAAGGAACTGA
- the ANKRD2 gene encoding ankyrin repeat domain-containing protein 2, with amino-acid sequence MAMEQGVKWATELIEQKLAEEEHQQQKHHSCSPAEPPVVTRIDTPHLEDEKQHGPINKGIQGLKGQERVRKNSMDLRREIIEVGGTQYLFELCKKPKKKKEKAPEPEPEEITGPVKEEDFLKAVVQGKIRVVEKFLADGGSPDTCDEFHRTALHRASLEGYTEIAEKLLARGATVDFRDRLDSTAMHWACRGGHLDVVKMLQEKGANLNAKDKLLSTPLHVATRTGIAEIVEHLLNNGVDISACDREGDSALHDAVRLNRYKIIKMLILHGADMMGKNRAGKTPTDLVQLWQADTREVLEKQEANGIEIPA; translated from the exons ATGGCTATGGAGCAAGGGGTGAAATGGGCAACAGAACTAATTGAACAAAAGCTGGCCGAGGAGGAGCACCAGCAACAG AAACATCACTCCTGCTCCCCCGCAGAGCCACCAGTGGTGACACGGATAGATACTCCACATCTGGAGGACGAGAAACAACATGGTCCTATTAACAAGGGCATCCAGGGGCTTAAG gggcaggagagggtgcgGAAGAACTCTATGGACCTAAGACGGGAGATAATTGAAGTTGGCGGCACCCAGTACCTCTTTGAGCTttgcaaaaaaccaaaaaagaagaaggagaaggcaCCAGAACCTGAGCCAGAGGAAATT ACAGGCCCTGTGAAAGAAGAGGACTTCCTGAAAGCAGTTGTGCAGGGCAAGATACGTGTAGTGGAGAAGTTTCTGGCAGATGGAGGCTCCCCAGACACCTGTGATGAG TTCCACAGGACAGCTTTGCACCGTGCCTCCCTTGAGGGATACACAGAGATTGCGGAGAAACTTTTGGCCCGAGGCGCCACTGTTGACTTCAGAGACAGG CTGGACTCCACAGCCATGCATTGGGCCTGCCGCGGGGGGCACCTTGATGTGGTGAAGATGTTGCAAGAGAAAGGTGCCAATCTCAATGCCAAGGACAAG CTTCTCAGCACCCCCCTGCATGTGGCCACCCGAACTGGTATAGCTGAGATTGTGGAACATCTGCTAAACAACGGGGTGGATATCAGTGCCTGTGACCGG GAGGGAGACAGTGCCCTGCATGATGCTGTGCGCCTCAATCGCTACAAGATCATTAAGATGCTGATTCTGCATGGGGCAGACATGATGGGTAAAAACCGG GCAGGGAAGACTCCTACAGATCTTGTACAGCTATGGCAAGCAGACACACGAGAGGTACTGGAGAAGCAAGAGGCAAATGGAATAGAGATACCAGCATGA
- the HOGA1 gene encoding 4-hydroxy-2-oxoglutarate aldolase, mitochondrial: protein MVAPRFLLPFWLRRLRGRPGAMGTGGAARRFGAAAPAGASRGLDLRGIYPPLVTPFTVHGEVAYPQLEDNLRLYAQIPFRGFVVQGSNGEAPYLTQQERLEVVRCVRQNIPKEKLLLAGSGCESTKGTIELTAQMADKGADIALVVTPCYFRGSMTSAALIHHYTQVAEASPIPVILYSVPANTALELPDDVVLTLAQHPNIVGIKDSGGNITRIGLLVHKTQHEDFQVLAGSAGFLLASYIVGVTGGICALANVLGAPLCQLEHLCHTGKWDEARELQHRLIEPNIAVTRKFGIPGLKQAMGWFGYNGGACRAPLLPLSEAQVVELRKDFSSNGWL from the exons ATGGTCGCCCCGAGGTTCCTGCTCCCTTTCTGGCTGAGGCGCCTTCGCGGGCGCCCGGGGGCGATGGGCACGGGGGGCGCTGCGAGGAGGTTCGGCGCTGCTGCGCCTGCTGGAGCGAGTCGAGGGCTGGACCTTCGGGGCATCTACCCGCCCCTCGTCACCCCCTTCACCGTCCACGGCGAAGTGGCTTACCCGCAGCTGGAGGACAACCTGCGCCTCTACGCCCAGATTCCCTTCCGAG GTTTTGTGGTGCAGGGTTCCAATGGGGAAGCCCCTTACTTGACACAGCAAGAGCGTCTGGAAGTGGTGAGATGTGTGCGCCAAAATATACCCAAGGAAAAGCTGCTGCTTGCCGGGAGTGGATGTGAAT CAACTAAGGGTACCATTGAGCTGACAGCACAGATGGCTGACAAAGGTGCTGATATTGCCCTTGTGGTGACTCCTTGCTACTTCCGGGGAAGCATGACCAGTGCTGCCTTGATCCATCATTATACACAG GTGGCTGAAGCATCTCCAATACCTGTGATCCTCTACAGTGTCCCTGCCAAcacagctctggagctgcccgATGATGTGGTGCTCACCCTAGCACAGCATCCCAACATTGTGGGGATCAAGGATAGCGGTGGCAAT ATCACCCGGATTGGACTGCTAGTCCACAAGACTCAGCATGAAGACTTCCAAGTGCTGGCAGGATCTGCTGGTTTTCTGCTGGCCAGCTATATTGTAG GTGTCACTGGAGGGATCTGTGCACTTGCTAATGTGCTTGGCGCTCCTCTCTGTCAGCTTGAGCATCTGTGTCATACTGGAAAATGGGATGAAGCTCGGGAATTGCAACATCGACTTATTGAGCCAAACATTGCa GTGACTCGCAAATTTGGGATCCCAGGCCTCAAGCAGGCCATGGGGTGGTTTGGTTATAATGGAGGAGCCTGCCGTGCTCCCTTGCTCCCATTAAGCGAGGCACAAGTGGTGGAGCTCCGCAAGGATTTCAGCTCCAATGGCTGGCTCTGA